A region of the Acidimicrobiia bacterium genome:
GGCAAGTAGGGGACTACGAGGTCACAATCAAGCTTCACCCTGAGGTCGTCTGCAAGATATCGGTCTCTGTGAGAGAAGAGTAGGCCACAACTACGAGTTAGGCCAAAAGGCAACAGCCGGATATCCGACGACCGATTCCCTTGGGCCAGCAGTATCCCCTGAGTTCCTAAGGTCCAACACCTCGGGTCTCATACCGTTTTGACGAGCACACCACAGAATCCCTCTTATCGCAGTGCGACCGCAGGCATGGTCGTATCCAATTGCCTCGTAGCGTAGGTCAAGGATGGCTTGAATAGTAGCAGTATCGACCCTTACGGCTGACTCGTAGTCGAGATAGTGGCTAAGGTCAGAGCTAACGACTACGACTCGGCGGGAGTTTTGAAGGAGAGTTTCTACCGCACATCCCACCTCTTCAGCAGATGCCTCCCCCGCTGCTATGGCCACTACCCGGACAGGACCGAGCACATCCCATATGAACGGGAAGTGGACCTCGATACTGTGCTCTGCCGCGTGAGCTGCATCCGCGAATTCTGCCAATCCTTTCCTGCGGAGTTCCTCGATGGCTTCTTCGTCCGCGGACAGCCGGAAACCAGGCATCTTGAAAAACTTCGCCGATGAAAGTGCGAGCCCTTTCAGTGGAACACGGTGAGACGGGCCAATGACGGCTACGCTGTCAATATGGCCCGCAGCCAACTCCAAGTACGCATAGGCAGTTGCGGCCACTTGACCAGAGTACATGTAGCCAGCGTGAGGGGCTATTACCGCAAGAGGATGGCGCCTTTGCGAACGCGCAGTGGCGAGCTCCTCTTCTTTCCGACGTCGCGCATCCTCGAGCAGGACGCGAACGGTACCCCGTAGCTCTTCGGGATCTGATGAATAAAAGATCCCCGCCACCGCAGGGGGTCTTGTACCGCTCAGCCCTGAGGTTTCAGAAAACTCTTCCCTAGACAAAGCTTCTATTTCCTGCTACTCGAAGGTATACAGCCAGGCTGCCACCCACCTTTCTTAGCGCACGGGCGCTAACCGCTTCGACGATTCGATCGCCTCTCAAGGCATGCTTTGGACCCATCGCTACGGCGAATAAGAGACGGCCACATTTACGTTGTAACTTTTGACAAACTATGAAATGGGAATTCGCCAAAAAAGGGAATTGGATTCGACGATTGTGAGCAGTACTCCTCTCCTCGAAAAGGGTCCGGTGGTTCCCACCGATTACTGGCACGTCCTCGACGACGGGCGGATCCAGTGCGACCTCTGCCCTAGAGCTTGCAAGCTGCGAGAGGGGCAGCGAGGTCTTTGCTTTGTGAGGGCTAGGCAGGGAAACCAGATCGTTCTCACGACTTATGGACGATCCAGCGGATTTTGCATTGACCCTATCGAAAAGAAACCACTTAACCATTTCTATCCCGGAACGTCTGTGCTCTCCTTTGGCACCGCTGGCTGTAACCTCGCCTGTAGGTTTTGTCAGAACTGGGATATTTCGAAGTCTAAAGAGATAGATACGCTGGCAGATGCCGCCTCACCGGAAGACCTGGCTGCCGCTGCAGTAGAGCTTGGCTGCAAAAGCGTGGCTTTCACCTACAACGACCCCGTGATCTTCATGGAGTACGCGATAGATGTGGCACAGGCTTGCCACGAGCGAGGCATCAAAGCGGTTGCCGTTACAGCGGGATATATCTGCCCGGAACCTCGTGTTCGTTTCTTTCAATATATGGACGCGGCCAACGTCGACCTCAAGGCCTTCACGCAAGAGTTCTACCGCCACATCTGCGGCGGACATCTCGAGGCGGTCCTGGACACTTTGGTATACCTCAAAAAAGAGACCAACGTCTGGTTCGAGATCACAAATCTCCTAATTCCCGGTGAGAACGACTCTCCCGAAGAGATTGACAAGATGACATCATGGGTCGTGGAGAATCTCGGTCCCGACGTGCCCATGCACTTCACGGCTTTCCACCCCGACTTCAAGATGATGGACAAACCCCCAACTCCCCCCGAGACTCTCAAAGCCGCGAGGAAGATAGCAATCGAGAACGGGGTGAGGTACGCATACACAGGGAATGTTTTCGACGCGGAGGGGCAGAGCACGTACTGTCACGCCTGCGGCGAGCTTCTCATTGAGCGCAACTGGTACGCGCTCGGCGAGTACAACCTAGATGCCGCCGGGCGGTGCCGGGCTTGCGGGACCGCGTGCGCCGGTGTTTTTGCCGAGTCTCCCGGGAGGTGGGGACCAAAGCGAGTACCGGTGCGGATGGCCGTCTGCGGGCCGGACACGGGCTCCAGATGATCCAGGCTCTTGGTTAAAGTGGCTGACGCCGCTGTACAAAACCCTGAATTGGACGAGCGCCGCGGACATCTTCTTCTGCTCTCGGCTGCCAAGACGCTGGCAGCAGTTCTATTCGACAACGAGATCGTCTATCCCGATCCGTCGGCATTTGACAGCCCTCTGTCCCTACCTGGCGCTTCTTTCGTCACCTACGAGCACAAGGGGAGCCTCGTTGGTTGCATCGGCTCGATCAAGCGAGAACTACCCCTCGTCGTAGATGCCGCTCGCAATGCGCTGCTGGCAGCATTTGCAGACCCGAGGACACCTGGGCTCACCGCGGTCCCACTGGACGGTACTTCCCTTAAGATATCGGTGCTCTCTGAGGCTGTAGGTATCGAGGCCTCCAGCTTTGACGACGTGGTTGCAGCTGTGAGGCCTGGAGTGGACGGTCTGATCGTGGAGTACAAGGGGCGACGGGCAACTTTGCTTCCAGCTGTATGGGAAAAAATCGATTCCGTTGAAGACTTTCTCGACGTGCTGTGGAAAAAGGCCGGACTTCAACCAAGGTACTTTGATACTGGGTTTGTCGTCTCTCGCTATGAAACCACGGAATTCTGCGAGCCCGACCTTTCGCGCCTTATCAGGCGGGTAGCTTTATAAAAGTGGCCTGACAAGCGAGATATCTACAAAAAGTCTGAACCGGAATCGGAAAACTCCCCATCTATCACGTCGCTCTTCATCGGCATAGGGTCACAAGGGAGTGACCGACAACACTGCATCTAAATGCGCTTTCCACAGAACCGGAGAAAAGAAAACCCCTGCTACTAAGCTTTTCTAACAGCTTTTTCACAGTTTCGAAGAAAAATTCCACACTTCCTTCACCATAAATTCCAAAGTTCTCGTACTAGCGACTCACACTGGTTTCGTGGCATATAAGAAGTGCGAGAAAACTAGGTTCGTNNNNNNNNNNNNNNNNNNNNNNNNNNNNNNNNNNNNNNNNNNNNNNNNNNNNNNNNNNNNNNNNNNNNNNNNNNNNNNNNNNNNNNNNNNNNNNNNNNATAAATTCCAAAGTTCTCGTACTAGCGACTCACACTGGTTTCGTGGCATATAAGAAGTGCGAGAAAACTAGGTTCATGCATCTTGCCTCGGAGTAATACCCCTTGATGTCACGGTACCGGTCTACCATGAGTGGGTGTCAGGAATTCGTCTGAGCCGATGCACTATCTCGACGCGCAGGAAGGTAAAGAAAAGAGCTAAGAAAGGCCGCTGATATTGGCAGTAGACACGAGAGGTAGTGAAACAACAACAAGAGGCGATCTATCTCCGCGGATCCCGCCACACAGCCTGGAAGCCGAGGCGTGCGTGCTAGGTTCTATCCTTCTAGACTCCGAAGTACTGGCCGAAGTCGCTCACCTGATCAGAGAAGACGACTTCTGGAGTCCGGCTCACCGAGAAATTTACGCTGCTATGTGTTCGCTCGATCGCAAGTCCGCGCCGGTCGATCTCGTGACGGTTGCCGAGGAACTTCGTCTAGCGGGAAAACTTGAAAAAATCGGGGGAACCGAAACCCTAGCTGCCCTCGTCGAAATGACGCCCTCTCCAGTGAATGCTCCCCAGTACGCAAAAATTGTCGCCGACTATGCAAGACTCCGTCGCCTACTCTCTGCCACTCACCAAATTCAGGAGCTGTGTTACTCACCGGGGGGTGAAACAGCAGATGTAATCGACTACGCCGAAACACTCATATTCGAGGTCACAAAGAGTGAAGGTGCCGAGCTGTTTGCAACGGTTCACGATCTATTGGGCGAGGCCATAGATCGCTTGGAACATCTCTACCAACGGGAGCACTCTCTAACGGGGATCCCATCTGGGTATTCAGACCTTGACCAGATCACGTCCGGCTTCCAGCCCTCCAATCTAGTTGT
Encoded here:
- the amrB gene encoding AmmeMemoRadiSam system protein B; the encoded protein is MSGTRPPAVAGIFYSSDPEELRGTVRVLLEDARRRKEEELATARSQRRHPLAVIAPHAGYMYSGQVAATAYAYLELAAGHIDSVAVIGPSHRVPLKGLALSSAKFFKMPGFRLSADEEAIEELRRKGLAEFADAAHAAEHSIEVHFPFIWDVLGPVRVVAIAAGEASAEEVGCAVETLLQNSRRVVVVSSDLSHYLDYESAVRVDTATIQAILDLRYEAIGYDHACGRTAIRGILWCARQNGMRPEVLDLRNSGDTAGPRESVVGYPAVAFWPNS
- the amrS gene encoding AmmeMemoRadiSam system radical SAM enzyme is translated as MGIRQKRELDSTIVSSTPLLEKGPVVPTDYWHVLDDGRIQCDLCPRACKLREGQRGLCFVRARQGNQIVLTTYGRSSGFCIDPIEKKPLNHFYPGTSVLSFGTAGCNLACRFCQNWDISKSKEIDTLADAASPEDLAAAAVELGCKSVAFTYNDPVIFMEYAIDVAQACHERGIKAVAVTAGYICPEPRVRFFQYMDAANVDLKAFTQEFYRHICGGHLEAVLDTLVYLKKETNVWFEITNLLIPGENDSPEEIDKMTSWVVENLGPDVPMHFTAFHPDFKMMDKPPTPPETLKAARKIAIENGVRYAYTGNVFDAEGQSTYCHACGELLIERNWYALGEYNLDAAGRCRACGTACAGVFAESPGRWGPKRVPVRMAVCGPDTGSR
- the amrA gene encoding AmmeMemoRadiSam system protein A, which codes for MVKVADAAVQNPELDERRGHLLLLSAAKTLAAVLFDNEIVYPDPSAFDSPLSLPGASFVTYEHKGSLVGCIGSIKRELPLVVDAARNALLAAFADPRTPGLTAVPLDGTSLKISVLSEAVGIEASSFDDVVAAVRPGVDGLIVEYKGRRATLLPAVWEKIDSVEDFLDVLWKKAGLQPRYFDTGFVVSRYETTEFCEPDLSRLIRRVAL